A portion of the Bubalus kerabau isolate K-KA32 ecotype Philippines breed swamp buffalo chromosome 1, PCC_UOA_SB_1v2, whole genome shotgun sequence genome contains these proteins:
- the TAS2R8 gene encoding taste receptor type 2 member 8 — translation MFSIEDHIFLTITTAESIIGMFVNGYIGLVICVDWIKKKKISTADYILTSLAPSRMYLLCVMTLNGTILALYPGVYENEKIKVVLNIFWTFANYLSMWFATCLNVFCLFKIANFSHRLFIWLKWRIERVVHWSLLGSLAISMLISLIQAMLTNSDYDFLKIAKHKRNVTELFHVSKIQYFDPLTLFNLFAIIPFTVSLISFFFLITSLWRYSKQMKSSVTGSRDSSTEVHVEARKTVTSFLFFLFVYYLACLLATFSDFMKEGKLAMMSGEIIAILYPLGHSLFLTVGNNKLGWHLSGL, via the coding sequence ATGTTCAGTATAGAAGACCACATCTTTCTGACCATAACGACTGCAGAATCCATCATAGGAATGTTTGTGAATGGATACATTGGACTAGTAATATGTGTTGATtggattaagaagaaaaagatctcCACAGCTGACTACATCCTCACCAGTTTAGCTCCCTCCAGAATGTATTTGCTTTGTGTAATGACACTCAACGGCACCATACTGGCACTCTACCCAGGTGtttatgaaaatgagaaaataaaggtagttcttaatatcttctggacATTCGCCAACTACTTAAGTATGTGGTTTGCCACCTGCCTCAATGTCTTCTGTCTCTTCAAGATAGCCAATTTCTCCCACCGACTTTTTATCTGGCTAAAGTGGAGAATCGAGAGGGTGGTTCACTGGAGCCTACTGGGGTCCCTGGCCATTTCCATGTTGATCAGCCTTATACAAGCAATGTTAACAAATTCTGATTATGATTTTCTTAAAATtgcaaaacataaaagaaatgtcactgaattgtTCCATGTGAGTAAAATTCAATACTTCGACCCATTGACACTGTTTAACCTGTTTGCTATTATTCCATTTACTGTATCATtgatctcatttttctttttaattacatCCCTGTGGAGATACAGTAAACAAATGAAATCCAGTGTTACAGGCTCCAGAGACTCCAGCACAGAGGTCCACGTGGAGGCCAGGAAAACAGTgacctcatttcttttcttcctttttgtataCTACCTGGCCTGTCTTTTGGCAACATTTAGCGACTTTATGAAAGAAGGCAAGTTAGCTATGATGTCTGGAGAGATTATAGCAATTCTTTATCCCTTAGGTCACTCACTGTTTTTAACTGTTGGAAATAACAAGCTAGGCTGGCATCTGTCAGGACTCTGA
- the TAS2R7 gene encoding taste receptor type 2 member 7: MSSEGQSISMLIAAGEFSLGILGNAFIGLVNCVDWIKHKKIASIDLILTSLAISRISLLCIILLDCYILVLYPDVYTGGKQMRIIDYFWTLTNHLSVWFATCLSIFYFLKIANFFHPFFLWMKWRIDSAIPRILLGCLVFSVFISLPVINNLDDDFRHCVKMKLKINLSRRCRVHKAQHESIKIRLNLLTLLPFSVSLISFLLLILSLCRHTRRMQLRAPGSRDPSTEAHVRAMKAVISFLLLFIAYYLAYLVATSSYFMPETELAVIIGELIALICPSSHSLFLILENKKLRQASLRVLWKVKCILRRRNC; encoded by the coding sequence ATGTCAAGTGAAGGGCAGAGTATCTCAATGCTCATAGCAGCTGGGGAATTTTCACTGGGGATCTTAGGGAACGCATTCATTGGACTGGTAAACTGTGTGGACTGGATCAAGCACAAGAAGATTGCCTCCATTGATTTAATCCTCACCAGCCTGGCCATCTCCAGAATTTCTCTCTTATGTATAATACTATTGGATTGTTACATATTGGTCCTGTACCCAGATGTCTATACTGGTGGTAAACAAATGAGAATCATTGACTACTTCTGGACACTAACCAACCATTTAAGTGTCTGGTTTGCCACCTGCCTCAGCATTTTCTATTTCCTCAAGATAGCAAATTTCTTCCATCCCTTTTTCCTCTGGATGAAGTGGAGAATTGACAGTGCAATTCCTAGGATCCTGCTGGGGTGTTTGGTCTTCTCAGTGTTCATTAGCCTTCCTGTCATTAACAATTTGGATGATGATTTCAGGCATTGTGTCAAGATgaagttgaaaataaatttaagtcgAAGATGCAGAGTACATAAAGCTCAGCATGAGTCCATCAAGATACGTCTCAATCTGTTGACACTACTTCCCTTTTCTGTGTCCCTGATCTCATTTCTCCTCCTGATCCTCTCCCTGTGCAGACACACCAGGCGAATGCAGCTCCGTGCCCCAGGGAGCAGAGATCCCAGCACGGAAGCTCACGTGAGAGCCATGAAGGCTGtcatctccttcctcctccttttcatTGCCTACTACTTGGCCTATCTTGTGGCCACGTCCAGCTACTTTATGCCAGAGACTGAATTAGCTGTGATCATTGGTGAGTTGATAGCTTTAATCTGTCCATCAAGCCATTCACTCTTCCTAATTCTAGAGAACAAAAAATTAAGACAAGCATCTCTAAGGGTGCTTTGGAAGGTAAAATGTATCCTACGAAGAAGGAATTGCTGA
- the TAS2R9 gene encoding LOW QUALITY PROTEIN: taste receptor type 2 member 9 (The sequence of the model RefSeq protein was modified relative to this genomic sequence to represent the inferred CDS: inserted 1 base in 1 codon; substituted 2 bases at 2 genomic stop codons) — protein MDLCRQECSADIPGTMEAIYMFLITGEWMMGIWGNEFIVPVNCSGWLKKRAISLTDVILVSLATSRICFLCVIYMDGFIMVLFPDTYRHGEMMNILDIFWTTCNHSTVWFTLCLSIFYLLKIASISHPVFLWLKLKMNRXILGILPMSFLISSIISALLNNDSFYDFRINNEANITXEFKVSKIPTAFKXIILNLEAMVPFILCLVSFVLLFFSLLRCTKQMKLHDTGSRDPSIEAHMRAIKTIVIFLALFIMYYVVFLIVTSRFLNPHGKLELMFGGLTAVIFPMSHSFILLMGSSKLREAFLKVRGIVKGFHKRRKYSVPQRILKEAERNQQKCLSLLSVVCIPFLLCAIGNHSYLPLF, from the exons AATGCTCTGCTGATATACCAGGTACAATGGAGGCAATATATATGTTCTTGATTACTGGCGAGTGGATGATGGGAATTTGGGGAAATGAATTCATTGTACCGGTAAATTGCAGTGGCTGGCTCAAAAAGAGAGCTATCTCCTTGACTGATGTCATCCTGGTCAGCCTGGCCACCTCCAGAAtctgttttttgtgtgttatATATATGGATGGTTTTATTATGGTACTCTTTCCAGATACATACAGGCATGGTGAGATGATGAACATTTTGGATATTTTCTGGACAACTTGCAATCATTCAACTGTCTGGTTTACTTTGTGTCTCAGTATCTTCTACTTACTCAAGATAGCCAGTATATCCCACCCAGTTTTCCTCTggctgaagctgaagatgaacA GTATCCTTGGGATTCTTCCGATGTCCTTTCTCATCTCCTCGATTATTAGTGCTTTACTGAATAATGATTCATTTTATGACTTCAGAATCAATAATGAAGCAAACATTACTTAGGAATTCAAAGTAAGTAAAATCCCAACTGCTTTCAAATAGATTATCCTGAACCTGGAGGCTATGGTTCCCTTTATTCTTTGCCTGGTCTcatttgtccttttatttttctccttacttCGATGCACCAAGCAGATGAAACTTCATGACACAGGGTCTAGAGACCCTAGCATAGAGGCCCACATGAGGGCCATAAAGACAATAGTCATCTTTCTGGCTCTTTTCATTATGTACTATGTAGTTTTTCTCATTGTAACATCTCGCTTTCTGAATCCTCATGGAAAATTGGAGTTGATGTTTGGTGGCCTAACAGCTGTCATTTTCCCAATGAGCCATTCGTTCATCCTGCTAATGGGAAGCAGCAAGCTGAGGGAGGCTTTTCTGAAGGTGCGGGGGATTGTGAAGGGTTTccacaaaagaaggaaatattcTGTTCCCCAGAGAATCCtgaaagaagcagaaagaaatcaacaaaagtgtctctcccttctctcagttGTTTGCATTCCATTTTTATTATGTGCCATTGGAAATCATTCATATCTACCATTATTCTAA